The stretch of DNA CCTAGAGATCTTTTAAAAACCCACCAGTTTTACTGCTCAATGGTAAATCTGTAGCAATGTGCAAGACAGAATACTCTGTCTGGCGTTCCATAGGTAGACAGAAATGTTTACTTTTATCTGGATGTGTAAAGCAGTTGTTCTCAAATTGCACAAAACAATttaagccccccacccccacattaaaaaaaaaaaaacgtcattAGCAATAAAAAAGAATCCAAGCTAAATTTCTCACAACAGCATCAGTAAacacttgtttgttttcctggcaaacttttattcatttacttaAGTTTCACCTCATATTTGTCCACCTGCAGCAGGTCTAAACCCCACCAGATGCGTCTGCcacacagtttgagaaccactggtgtaAATCATGGATAACAGATTAGATTAGACTGATATTTCAGTCTATAACGATATAACTGAACCCTTTCTAGCATCTGGCATGTGTGGTTGATGTTCTTAGTCATTTATCTCCTCAGTTTATGAAGTGGAAAGTTAAAACAAGAGGCATCAATGAATCATCGACAGGATAGATTCCATTCAAATCCAAGTTAATGAGAGGTACAATTTATAAACAGCTATGCACAGCAAATGCAGTAATTACAAGCACAATAATGCTCCAGAAAGTGTTCAAAAATTGCATATGAATTGCTAAGTGTAGAAGAAGGACAATTAAGACATCATAATTAATATGTAGATGCTGGCTGTGCCACAGTATGTGTTATCAAGGAAGGTCACATGATAGTTTGGGGAGGAAATTTTACCTTTGGGAAACAAACAGCATCTTCTATTCAGTGACACTGCAAAGCTCCAGAGAGAACACAAGTCCATTAAAACATCGGCACAAACCAGAGATGAAAATCATCACAATGTTGTTGCATGATGTGAAGCCGTGATTGTGCTCTTCAGGTGCGTTGTTTGTTGACAGCATCGAGGGTTTTATAATACGACTGTTTCAACACTGCAGGTCATTGTTAAGCTTGAGGTTTATGcgtatttgtttttgtcagcTGGACTTATCTTTGCTATTCTGTTGCTGTTATATAATGCTTTTTACCAagaggtcattttttttgttcttattcTGTCTCatcttttcatttctgtgtattgttttctTTAAGTGTACAATGCTACAAAAAAAGCTGGTTtatttttggaagaaaaaaaaatctctttgtcTTTTgggtttttcacttttttgacaCCTTTTTCAACCAACCAATCCATGCTGCTTTCTCTTCACCCCTGTTTTCTCTTTGTCACGCTCTCTTCCTGTCTTGGTTGCACATTCGGTCCCATGTGTTACCTCTTTCAGCCTTTGTTTCTGTCCTACCCCCTGCTTTCTCATGTCCTCACTTGTCCTGCAGTCTCAGTCATCTATTTCTCTCGCGTCAGACGACCCTATGGGAAAGAGCATATCACTCTCTAAGGAAAGGTTGCTGCCTAGCCCGGCCATGCGGCTCCGTAGCAGAAAGTGCGTCCTCCTCTGCAGGAGCCTCTGCTGCTCTTGCTTCAGCTCCACGTAGGAGCGTGAGAATGTGTGGAAGATGGAGGTGACAGGAAAGGCCATGAGGAGGATACCACTTAGGATGCTGCTCAGCGCCACCACCTGACCTGGGATGCTCCTTGGCACCATGTCCCCATAGCCCACCGTTGTCATGGTGATAACAGCCCACCAGTAGGTAGCAGGGATGCTAGTGAACTCCTGTGTGGTGGCCATTTCATTCTCAATCAAGTAGAGCAAGGGGGAGTATAGTGCGATGGCCACACACAGGAAAAGGAGTAGCAGTCCAAACTCCCTTGTGCAGCGGCGTGCTGTCAGGCCTAGAGTCTGCAGACCCAGTGAATGGCGAGCTAACCGCATCACATAGAGGATGCGCAGGGCCCTCAGCACACGCAGCACCAAGCCCACTTTGTCCAAGTAGGTGCTGCCAGAACCCAGCCGCTTCTCCCCTTTGGAAGTGCTGTCCACCACCAGTGTGATGTAGTACGGCAGGATGGCCACCACATCGATCAGGTTCAGGGGCTGTCTGAGGAAAGTCAGCTTGCTGCGATCTTGGATGAAGCGCAGGGTGAACTCCAGGGAGAACCAGGCTACACACACAGTCTCCACAATGAAGATGTTATAGCACATCTGGGAACAGGTGCCCTGTTaaggaaagaaacaaaatgtgGTCACCGGCATGTATATGAGATGGAATCACTAGAGGGAGCCACTTCAGTGTGAAATCCAAACGCTAAACAGGGGAGGATGCTGCAGCCCTGAGCAGCTGAACATGCAAAAATGTTTCTACAGCCAAGAAAATAAAGGAAGCACAAGAATTGCTCATTAAAGATAAAATAACCAATTTTGGTTGTTGAAAAAAAGTCTCAGTTCCCATATACATTTATAATGAATGTCATAATACACTAAATCTTAGGCCGGATAATCATGCCACGTGTTTTTTCGAAGGGGTGTATTTTTCTTAGTGATTCAGTGCGTGGTTGAGAAAAGGTTCAAAGCATTTCAAAGCACATCCTGTGATCTCCCTTCAATGCAGTCCATATCAGGGAATAATATCATTATTATGAAACACACTCCCACAGAGGAGGAAGTGGTTTGACCACCTGAAATCTCCAGATAACCTGAAACACTCGTGTACTTTTAACGCAACGCTTTTGTTGTCTGGCAGCAACAAATTAGAGCTGGAGGAGCTGTTAGGATGAGATCATCGGCGTTTCTATTTAAACAAATGAATTCAGACACTCAAGTGAGAAAACAATCTGAGAGTGCCAGATGAATATATCAGTGTAACTAAATCAGACaacaagcagttttttttttttcttttcagtttttttggagcagtgaatAGTTTAGCAGTGTGACTTAGAGGTGATGTTTAGCTCATCTGCATCAGATGTCTCACTGTACAGAAGCaatgcagaggtttttttttttgtttgtttttgttttttagcagtTTAAAGCTTAAGAAGGCCAACTCAATGTGAAACCCAGTATGTGGAGTAGTAGATGATTTCAAACAAAAAACCGTTAAGAGTTTTGCACTCCACCCATTTCCCACACTTACTGTATCTGCATTCAGTTTCCTGAACAggttaaaacagaaacaaaaaacaaacaaacaaaccaaaaaaaaaaatcttgtttctAAAACGGAAGTGAAAGAGTTTGCAGTCAATCTGCACTTCCatcaaaagatttattttttttcaaaagcaaagAGAAATCAGTTAATTAATTCAAAACCTGTTTGCACTTTTCCCTGCAAGAAGATTATGTGTGTGGCTCAAATATTTGGTTTTGCTTTGATTCAACTAAAAAGGCTGGGGTGCCAATTATGGTTGTGATTGAAGTCAGACATAATAATGGAAGCATTTCATGAAAGCAGACTGAGACATCTTCAAACATTCATCCTAATCTGGAAAAACAACTGTGGCTCTCTCAGCACCCTCCCTTCTCTTACTGCGATGAGGTTTTAAAattacacacacttttttttctccaaaaaaagcaaataaattataaatttgCCTCCATTTTTTCTctggatacatttaaaaaagactgtGTTTAGGCCCTAGttacttttcttcttcttcttctgtcttgaTTTAgataatttagtttttttataattttttttttttatctttatgtgCTGTGTTAAATGTCAAGTGTCTCCTCAccgactcctcctcctccctcatgGCTGGCATGGTGCTGATGGATAAGTTGATGGCTGTGATGGTGACAAACAGCAC from Archocentrus centrarchus isolate MPI-CPG fArcCen1 chromosome 7, fArcCen1, whole genome shotgun sequence encodes:
- the kcng1 gene encoding voltage-gated potassium channel regulatory subunit KCNG1 is translated as MTLLAGDGSDYDYSALSCASDNSLNPPLQQEQEALKGAFYKRAQPAPELSTIHDNTLLSSARKLHAIINVGGLRYQLPWTTLEDFPLSRLGQLHLCSSFDEIMRICDDYDVTHNEFFFDRSPCAFRNILTFLRAGKLRSLREMCALSFREELLYWGVPEESLEWCCRRRLLQRMEEFEAMERAEEEEELLEDLLDSDSGHRGHAGDSRFSRCMAKLRDMVERPHSGLPGKIFACLSVLFVTITAINLSISTMPAMREEEESGTCSQMCYNIFIVETVCVAWFSLEFTLRFIQDRSKLTFLRQPLNLIDVVAILPYYITLVVDSTSKGEKRLGSGSTYLDKVGLVLRVLRALRILYVMRLARHSLGLQTLGLTARRCTREFGLLLLFLCVAIALYSPLLYLIENEMATTQEFTSIPATYWWAVITMTTVGYGDMVPRSIPGQVVALSSILSGILLMAFPVTSIFHTFSRSYVELKQEQQRLLQRRTHFLLRSRMAGLGSNLSLESDMLFPIGSSDAREIDD